A DNA window from Octopus sinensis linkage group LG25, ASM634580v1, whole genome shotgun sequence contains the following coding sequences:
- the LOC115224405 gene encoding 39S ribosomal protein L51, mitochondrial, giving the protein MLLSLIRKNGLNLARFFTQTPLLTQETSVSKCCSILKVPISKTAIQQTAYSTEVWNTDSATNKSYKSPRRKRYGYETKYFTGGLLPRPDTDNPLRSLKAYKVPENWVKKKALFGQNDYIDILGDGKVTPKDLIQGPPWLKGFKGNEMQRLIRQIKYEGHHLRFYYPTKHHKLRKRIKYLYKFYNHRRHKTKY; this is encoded by the exons ATGCTACTTTCACTGATAAGGAAAAATGGGCTAAATTTGGCCAGGTTCTTCACTCAGACACCTCTGCTGACCCAAGAGACTTCTGTATCTAAATGTTGTAGTATTCTGAAAGTTCCAATCAGCAAGACTGCTATTCAACAGACAGCATATTCTACGGAAGTATGGAATACAGATTCTGCTACAAATAAATCATATAAAAGTCCAAGAAGGAAACGCTATGGTTATGAAACGAAATATTTTACTGGAG GACTTCTACCTCGCCCCGATACTGATAATCCATTGCGATCACTGAAAGCCTATAAAGTTCCAGAAAACTGGGTAAAAAAGAAGGCTTTGTTTGGACAAAATGATTATATTG aTATACTCGGTGATGGCAAAGTCACTCCAAAGGATTTGATCCAAGGTCCACCCTGGTTGAAAGGATTCAAGGGAAACGAGATGCAACGATTGATACGTCAAATTAAATACGAAGGTCATCATTTGAGGTTTTATTATCCAACGAAACATCACAAATTACGAAAGAGaattaaatatctttataaattctACAATCACCGTCGGCATAAAACCaagtattaa
- the LOC115224555 gene encoding uncharacterized protein LOC115224555 has product MASMERVDLTMTSSQIELLIELYRERELLWNPDHENYTYRPARAMALREIAEKMGVGWTEDLVKKKWNVLKSAYNRELKRLIELSRISSDVYAPQWWLFQNLDRFLRPHALSRKRAVESHSIEDGSPGPSFERIDDSHDGSMECGEAKERFMRTESARSSCMKPEDMQTICIEPEVIQNIYMEPENIQTLLTEPQEVRNRSIKQESQTNGWRDYSLVRNDGLASGGERFSLSEEVSNSLENRAKKTAFNHCTLMVDQLRNRMDSRTVQLNERRDAEDFYCDMMAIELKSISNEDLKDEAKFEMMRILKDFKKKDRQLKQNALPAPDHI; this is encoded by the exons ATGGCGTCGATGGAAAGGGTGGACCTGACGATGACATCGAGTCAGATCGAATTATTAATTGAGTTGTACAGAGAACGGGAACTGCTTTGGAACCCTGACCACGAAAACTACACATACAGACCCGCCCGAGCAATGGCTCTACGcgaaattgcagaaaaaatggGTGTTGGATGGACAG AGGACCTGgtgaaaaagaaatggaatgtcCTGAAGTCTGCATACAACCGAGAActaaagagactgattgaattaTCTAGAATTAGCTCAGATGTTTATGCCCCACAATGGTGGCTTTTCCAGAACTTGGACCGGTTCCTCAGACCACATGCCCTCTCACGGAAG CGTGCTGTAGAGTCCCATAGCATTGAAGATGGGTCACCTGGTCCATCCTTTGAAAGAATTGACGACAGCCATGATGGATCTATGGAGTGTGGGGAAGCAAAAGAAAGGTTCATGAGGACCGAGAGTGCTAGAAGTAGCTGCATGAAACCTGAAGACATGCAGACAATCTGTATTGAACCAGAGGtgatacaaaatatttatatggaACCTGAAAACATCCAAACTCTCCTGACTGAACCTCAGGAGGTAAGGAATCGAAGTATAAAACAAGAAAGCCAAACAAATGGATGGCGAGATTATAGTTTGGTGAGAAATGACGGTTTAGCATCTGGTGGGGAGCGTTTTAGTTTAAGCGAAGAGGTATCAAACAGTTTGGAAAACCGTGCGAAAAAAACTGCATTCAATCATTGCACTCTTATGGTAGATCAGCTGCGAAACAGAATGGACAGTAGAACAGTTCAGTTGAATGAGAGGAGGGATGCTGAAGATTTTTATTGTGATATGATGGCTATAGAACTAAAATCTATTTCCAATGAAGATTTAAAAGATGAAGCTAAATTTGAAATGATGAGGATTTTGAAAGACTTcaagaagaaagacagacagttgAAACAGAATGCATTGCCAGCACCAgatcacatataa